The following coding sequences lie in one Capsicum annuum cultivar UCD-10X-F1 chromosome 5, UCD10Xv1.1, whole genome shotgun sequence genomic window:
- the LOC107853717 gene encoding ras-related protein RABA5a, translating to MAFISEEEKKEDYLFKIVLIGDSAVGKSNLLARFARDEFYPNSKSTIGVEFQTQKININGKEVKAQIWDTAGQERFKAVTSAYYRGAVGALLVYDISRRLTFDNIGRWLNELQTHSDMNVVIILVGNKTDLKDAREVTTAEGKALAEAKGLFFIETSALDSSNVASAFQIVVKEIYNILSRKVIQSQELQKKDSGRLANGKTVVLQADGNQETVAETKKGGCCSS from the exons ATGGCATTCATTTCTGAGGAAGAGAAAAAAGAGGATTACCTTTTCAAGATTGTATTGATTGGTGATTCTGCAGTTGGTAAATCAAATTTGCTTGCTAGATTTGCTAGAGATGAATTCTATCCAAACTCAAAATCGACAATTGGAGTAGAATTTCAAACACAAAAGATAAACATAAACGGAAAGGAGGTTAAAGCACAGATATGGGATACGGCTGGTCAAGAACGATTTAAAGCAGTCACTTCTGCATATTACAGAGGTGCAGTTGGAGCACTTCTGGTTTATGATATTAGTAGGCGCCTGACGTTTGATAACATTGGTCGATGGCTTAACGAACTTCAGA CTCATTCAGATATGAACGTGGTCATAATACTCGTTGGCAACAAGACCGATCTCAAAGATGCCAGGGAGGTTACAACAGCTGAAGGCAAAGCTTTGGCTGAGGCGAAGGGTCTATTTTTCATCGAAACATCAGCTTTGGATTCATCGAATGTAGCTTCTgcttttcagatagttgttaAGGAGATCTATAATATTCTAAGCAGGAAGGTTATTCAATCTCAAGAGCTCCAGAAAAAGGACTCCGGCCGGCTAGCAAATGGTAAAACTGTTGTTTTGCAGGCTGATGGAAATCAAGAAACAGTTGCAGAAACAAAGAAAGGTGGATGTTGTTCATCATAA
- the LOC107853699 gene encoding scarecrow-like protein 13 — translation MQASQRPQSSGGVHKLYHQPTAKVEQYYSPYNVVNNNSNDTSSSGTQHSYQTQNEQFFTLDSLPDAGYVIYDSPPALSVSSNWSPFSPQCTQSYISDQHHSSDNTNGSPLSGCSVVNDGNELKHVLREMENNLLGPDSDIDEDSSCSFNDEVSKPSKWNRLLEIAPSLDMKELLVACAEAVSDGDFSVAEALMNVLEQKVSVSGEPMQRLSAYMLEGLRARLFSSGSIIYKKLKCNEPTSSELISYMQVLYHICPYYKFAYTSANVVIDEAMRNENRIHIIDFQIAQGSQWMFLMHNLARRPGGPPFVHITGVDDSQSAHARGGGLHLVGERLSKFAESCGVPFEFHAAGISGCEVQLENIHIRHGEALAVNFPYVLHHMPDESVTTVNHRDRLLRLVKSLSPKIVTLVEQESNTNTSAFLPRFRETMDYYTAMFESIDAARPRDDKQRISAEEHCVARDVVNIIACEGADRVERHELFGKWSMRLMMAGFTQCPLSPSVGEAITGVLKDFSPNYRLAESKGTLYLGWKNRALATSSAWR, via the coding sequence ATGCAAGCATCGCAGAGACCTCAATCATCAGGCGGAGTTCACAAGTTGTACCATCAGCCAACTGCGAAAGTTGAGCAATATTATAGCCCTTACAATGTAGTTAACAACAATTCCAACGATACTAGCAGCTCCGGGACACAGCACTCTTATCAGACACAGAATGAACAGTTTTTCACTCTGGACTCACTGCCTGATGCTGGTTACGTCATCTATGATTCGCCTCCTGCTTTAAGTGTCTCGTCCAACTGGAGTCCCTTCTCTCCTCAATGTACTCAGTCGTACATCTCCGATCAGCATCATTCCTCGGACAACACTAACGGCTCACCTTTGAGCGGGTGTTCGGTAGTTAATGACGGCAATGAACTGAAGCATGTGCTAAGGGAGATGGAGAATAATTTGCTAGGGCCAGATTCTGATATTGATGAAGACAGCAGTTGCTCTTTTAATGATGAGGTCTCAAAACCTTCAAAATGGAATCGATTATTGGAAATAGCGCCCAGCTTAGACATGAAAGAGCTGCTCGTTGCGTGTGCTGAAGCAGTATCGGATGGTGATTTCTCAGTTGCAGAAGCTTTGATGAATGTCCTAGAGCAAAAGGTATCTGTTTCGGGGGAACCTATGCAGCGATTGAGCGCATACATGTTGGAAGGGCTCCGAGCAAGATTATTTTCCTCGGGAAGTATCATATACAAAAAGCTCAAGTGCAACGAACCAACTAGTTCAGAATTGATCTCTTACATGCAAGTCCTCTATCACATCTGCCCTTACTACAAATTCGCTTACACGTCTGCCAACGTTGTGATCGATGAAGCCATGAGGAATGAGAACAGAATCCATataattgattttcaaattgCACAAGGAAGTCAATGGATGTTCCTCATGCACAATCTTGCTCGTCGACCTGGTGGACCACCATTTGTTCACATCACAGGTGTTGATGATTCCCAATCGGCTCATGCACGCGGTGGAGGACTTCATCTAGTAGGTGAAAGGCTATCAAAATTTGCTGAATCATGTGGAGTGCCTTTTGAATTCCATGCTGCTGGGATATCGGGCTGTGAGGTTCAGCTGGAAAACATTCATATTAGACACGGAGAAGCCTTGGCAGTGAACTTCCCGTATGTGCTGCACCACATGCCAGACGAGAGTGTAACCACTGTGAACCATCGAGATCGTCTACTAAGACTAGTTAAGAGCTTGTCTCCGAAAATTGTCACCCTTGttgaacaagaatctaacaccaACACTTCTGCTTTCCTTCCAAGATTCCGTGAAACTATGGATTACTATACAGCAATGTTCGAGTCAATTGATGCAGCTCGCCCGAGGGATGACAAGCAGCGGATCAGCGCAGAGGAGCATTGCGTGGCACGAGACGTTGTCAACATAATAGCATGTGAGGGTGCTGACAGAGTGGAAAGACACGAACTTTTTGGAAAGTGGAGTATGAGACTTATGATGGCTGGATTTACTCAATGCCCCTTGAGTCCATCAGTTGGCGAAGCCATCACCGGCGTGTTGAAAGACTTCAGCCCAAATTATCGACTTGCAGAGAGCAAGGGCACGCTTTATCTTGGATGGAAGAACCGAGCTTTGGCGACTTCGTCCGCTTGGAGATGA